Proteins found in one Muntiacus reevesi chromosome 2, mMunRee1.1, whole genome shotgun sequence genomic segment:
- the SDR42E1 gene encoding short-chain dehydrogenase/reductase family 42E member 1: MDFHKSSKETVLITGGGGYFGFRLGCALNQQGVHVILFDISRPAQTIPEGIQFILGDIRHLSDIENAFQGVDVACVFHIASYGMSGREQLNRSLIEEVNVGGTDNILQACRRRGVPRLVYTSTFNVIFGGQVIRNGDESLPYLPLHLHPDHYSRTKSIAEKKVLSANGTALERGGGVLSTCALRPAGIYGPGEQRHLPRIVSYVEKGLFRFVYGDPKSLVEFVHVDNLVQAHILASEALKANKCHVAAGQPYFISDGRPVNNFEFFRPLVEGLGYKFPSIRLPLTLIYCFAFLTEMTHFILGRLYNFQPFLTRTEVYKTGVTHYFSLEKAKKELGYEAQPFDLQEAVEWFKAHGHGRRPGSCDSKRLVRDGLVILLLVTVVLAWLLPSVILLV, encoded by the exons ATGGATTTCCACAAATCTTCGAAGGAAACGGTCCTCATTACAGGAGGAGGTGGCTATTTTGGATTCCG CCTTGGCTGTGCTCTGAACCAACAGGGAGTCCATGTGATTCTGTTTGACATCAGCCGCCCTGCTCAGACCATTCCAGAAGGCATCCAGTTTATACTGGGAGACATCCGCCATCTCTCTGACATAGAGAACGCCTTCCAGGGTGTCGATGTGGCTTGTGTGTTCCATATCGCGTCTTATGGTATGTCGGGGCGCGAGCAACTGAATCGAAGCCTGATTGAAGAAGTCAACGTGGGGGGCACAGACAACATCCTCCAGGCGTGCAGGAGGAGAGGGGTGCCGAGGTTAGTGTACACGAGCACTTTCAACGTCATCTTTGGAGGGCAGGTCATCAGAAACGGAGACGAATCTCTGCCTTACCTGCCCCTTCACCTCCATCCTGATCACTACTCTCGGACCAAATCTATCGCTGAGAAGAAGGTGCTGTCAGCCAACGGTACAGCCCTGGAGAGGGGTGGTGGGGTCTTGAGCACCTGTGCCCTGAGGCCGGCTGGCATCTACGGGCCTGGGGAACAGAGGCACCTTCCCAGGATAGTGAGCTACGTAGAGAAGGGCCTGTTCAGGTTTGTGTACGGAGACCCCAAGAGTCTGGTGGAATTTGTCCACGTAGACAACCTGGTGCAGGCTCACATCCTGGCCTCAGAGGCCCTGAAAGCCAACAAGTGCCACGTTGCCGCCGGGCAGCCCTACTTCATCTCAGACGGCAGGCCCGTGAACAACTTTGAGTTCTTCCGGCCTCTGGTTGAGGGCCTGGGCTACAAGTTCCCATCCATCCGCCTGCCCCTGACCCTCATCTATTGCTTCGCTTTCCTGACAGAGATGACCCACTTCATCTTGGGGCGACTCTACAACTTCCAGCCCTTCCTCACCCGCACCGAAGTTTACAAAACCGGCGTCACACATTACTTTAGCCTGGAGAAAGCCAAGAAGGAGCTGGGGTATGAGGCTCAGCCGTTTGACCTCCAGGAGGCAGTCGAGTGGTTTAAAGCCCACGGTCACGGCAGACGTCCTGGGAGTTGTGACTCCAAGCGTCTT